One Chitinophaga sp. H8 DNA window includes the following coding sequences:
- a CDS encoding RagB/SusD family nutrient uptake outer membrane protein — MKIFRYILFILPLCIVASSCKKYLELNAPKDQLLDKLVFTTDESATAAVVGIYNQMVDNPYEFAAGATTKYVSLSADELDYTVSDQDYEEYENNALMPRNAYLSLLWSPCYKYIYQSSACIAGIEKSGTITAGVKQQLLGEAKFLRAFCYFYLVNFFGEVPLITGTDFEQNAIQPKTAEQKVYEYIVTDLKDAKALLSSGYVTGEKVRANSWSAAALLARVYLYMQDWEKAGIAANEVIQSGLYLPLSHPDSVFLKNSKEAIWQLMPTNSSINTREGVDFIPAVSPSALPFFVIKEELLESFEEEDIRRKSWIGIKTVEGKDYAYPYKYKVNRTVGEIKEYYTVFRLAEQYLIRAEARAHLGQYDGSREDVNAIRKRAGLSGITAAGQAGLLAAIERERRIEFMFEWGHRWFDLKRTPAIDVSGKTRADEVLSLIKPNWRSTAVIYPVPQAEIDANPFLKQSPGYE; from the coding sequence ATGAAAATATTCAGATATATACTTTTTATCCTTCCATTATGTATTGTTGCTTCTTCCTGCAAAAAATACCTGGAGCTTAATGCACCAAAAGATCAATTGCTGGATAAACTGGTTTTTACTACGGATGAATCAGCCACTGCAGCGGTAGTAGGCATCTATAACCAGATGGTGGACAACCCGTATGAATTTGCTGCTGGCGCCACAACAAAATATGTTTCCCTATCGGCTGATGAACTGGATTATACTGTCAGCGACCAGGACTATGAAGAATATGAAAATAACGCTTTAATGCCGAGAAATGCTTACCTATCACTTTTGTGGTCACCTTGTTATAAATACATCTACCAAAGTTCAGCGTGTATTGCAGGTATTGAAAAATCAGGCACGATTACCGCTGGCGTTAAACAGCAGTTATTAGGAGAGGCCAAATTTCTACGGGCATTTTGTTATTTCTACCTGGTTAATTTTTTTGGGGAGGTGCCGCTTATTACCGGAACTGACTTTGAGCAGAATGCTATTCAGCCTAAAACAGCCGAGCAGAAAGTTTATGAATATATAGTGACTGACCTGAAGGATGCCAAGGCGCTTTTAAGTTCTGGTTATGTAACTGGTGAAAAGGTAAGAGCCAATAGCTGGTCAGCTGCTGCGCTGCTTGCCAGGGTATATTTATATATGCAGGATTGGGAAAAAGCGGGTATAGCGGCAAATGAGGTGATTCAATCAGGCTTGTATCTTCCATTATCACATCCTGATTCGGTTTTTCTTAAAAATAGTAAAGAGGCGATCTGGCAGCTGATGCCAACCAATTCCTCTATCAACACGCGGGAAGGAGTTGATTTTATTCCTGCTGTTTCACCATCAGCACTTCCCTTTTTTGTCATAAAGGAAGAATTGCTCGAATCATTTGAAGAAGAAGATATCCGCAGAAAATCGTGGATAGGAATTAAAACGGTTGAAGGAAAAGACTATGCGTACCCTTATAAATATAAAGTGAATCGTACCGTTGGTGAAATTAAGGAATACTATACGGTGTTTCGTTTAGCTGAGCAATATCTTATCAGGGCCGAAGCAAGGGCACACCTCGGACAGTACGATGGATCGCGTGAGGATGTTAATGCAATACGTAAGCGGGCAGGACTCTCCGGTATTACAGCTGCGGGCCAGGCAGGTTTACTGGCGGCAATTGAACGGGAGAGAAGAATTGAATTTATGTTTGAATGGGGGCATCGCTGGTTTGATCTTAAAAGAACACCTGCCATAGACGTATCTGGAAAAACGAGAGCAGATGAAGTGCTGTCACTTATTAAGCCCAACTGGCGGTCTACTGCGGTAATTTATCCTGTGCCACAGGCGGAGATCGATGCTAATCCTTTCCTGAAGCAGAGTCCCGGCTACGAATAG
- a CDS encoding RNA polymerase sigma factor — MIAKSFIIQDFSSYSDIELLQLLERGEMRALGEIYDRYRQEVYRYALTLVKIPEIAEDLVQDVFVKIWEIRQRLEIKQSFRSYLFRICHNRAIDINKEIASKHHLVDQLVYHYQIATDTELSFTQEELQRYDELVEEALSTLTPQRRKVFDMCKKEKKSYEEVARELEISPNTVKAHVSQTLALLRKYVSQHAGISVILILLHKNF; from the coding sequence TTGATTGCAAAATCATTTATCATTCAGGACTTTTCATCATACAGTGACATTGAACTACTTCAACTTCTTGAGCGTGGTGAGATGCGGGCTTTGGGGGAAATATACGACCGGTATCGTCAGGAGGTATATCGTTATGCCCTTACGCTGGTAAAGATCCCTGAGATTGCTGAGGACCTGGTACAGGATGTGTTTGTTAAAATATGGGAAATCAGGCAGCGGTTAGAGATCAAGCAGTCGTTCCGTAGCTATCTTTTTCGCATCTGTCATAACCGCGCTATTGATATAAACAAAGAAATCGCCTCTAAACACCACCTGGTAGACCAATTGGTATATCACTACCAGATTGCAACAGATACTGAATTGTCTTTTACCCAGGAGGAGCTGCAGCGGTATGATGAGTTGGTGGAAGAAGCACTGAGTACCCTTACCCCACAGCGCCGAAAGGTGTTTGATATGTGTAAGAAAGAAAAAAAGAGCTATGAAGAAGTAGCGCGCGAACTGGAAATCTCTCCTAATACGGTTAAGGCACATGTCTCTCAAACTCTTGCCCTGCTTCGTAAATATGTTAGCCAGCATGCAGGGATTTCGGTAATTCTTATCCTCCTGCACAAAAATTTTTAA
- a CDS encoding SusC/RagA family TonB-linked outer membrane protein has protein sequence MKLTFILCTVAVLQVAAHAAAQTVTFSGKDVSLEKIFSAVKEQTGYGVFYDNALLKDSKPVTIAARDLPLQAFLNQVLLEQKLDFSIKRKTIFIRRKQPAALEPVESAIKDTTIAVSGRVIAADSRGPLPGATVKAKNTHIGTTTDADGNFFLELHSAATSIVVTFLGYEQKEIAVASNQGGHLIIALQPLSTALNTIDVVSTGFQSIPKERATGSFATVGNRLFNQQVTTNILERLPAIANGVTVDKGTLAGNEQIMIRGLSTIKGPKAPLIVVDNFPYEGDINNINPNIVENITLLKDAAAASIWGARAANGVVVITTKKGQFGQALGVDFTANVTVAGKPDLGYIRQMSAADFIDMEQGRFTRGFYDADLKSTSYPVISPVVALLDKERNGLVTGEEVTRELNRLKSIDVRDQYRRYMYTPMVNQQYFLNLYGGTDNYSWISSIGYDNNTGNLAEKYQRLNFRFENTYRPIKRLSVTTGIYYTQSATRSGRSGYGTISMKGNSTVPYMELADENGNPAVLPYNINQAYKDTAGNGRLQDWNYYPLTDWEHNISKNNSSDILATAAVGYTIINGLSANLRYQYQRQMTSSEGLFDEQSIYARDFANRYAQYQPDGSIKFNVPKGAVLDRFHSLLQASNFRGQLSYSRKWAKHSVDGIAGFEARSSNNRYDQNRFYGFNTNNLSFASIDYATPVPTFIGGGAGYIQNGQFISDRTTRFASLFANAAYTYNNKYTISASVRKDASNLFGLNTNDQWNPFYSTGFAWDISREKFYAVDALPYLRLRATYGFNGNINPAMVAVSTIKYSSIKSEFTGTSTATFNNYYNPELKWETIGMFNLGLDFASRNQRISGAIEYFSKKGIRMFGVAPIDYTTGIPTSTVMNVANMTGKGMDIELKTLNIDRAFKWSTILNLSLYRDKVTKYYLSSTSGYTFIGTPGQAVPIAGLEGRPVYSIFAYKWAGLDPETGDPQGYIDNKPSKDYVNLTSGNKKIEDLQFFGSAIPTTYGSFINSFSYKRFSLNLSLMYKFGYWFRRTSIDYSSLFSNWRGHSDYSKRWQQPGDELYTNVPSNLYKANSSRDAFYNGSSALVEKGDHIRLQYINLDYEFGRDQWKGLPFQHLHLYFNVNNIGVVWKANKSSIDPDYNLGGNTLVPRASYTFGFKAKI, from the coding sequence ATGAAGCTAACGTTTATTTTATGTACGGTGGCTGTTTTACAAGTTGCGGCTCATGCAGCTGCTCAAACGGTCACGTTTTCCGGCAAAGATGTTTCGCTGGAAAAGATTTTTTCCGCCGTCAAAGAACAGACGGGGTACGGGGTGTTTTATGATAATGCATTGCTGAAAGACAGTAAACCGGTAACGATTGCTGCCAGGGACCTGCCATTACAGGCATTTTTAAACCAGGTGCTGCTGGAGCAAAAGCTGGATTTTTCTATCAAACGAAAAACAATCTTTATTCGACGAAAACAACCCGCTGCATTGGAACCGGTGGAATCCGCTATCAAGGATACAACTATTGCGGTATCTGGGCGGGTGATTGCTGCAGACAGCAGGGGACCATTACCAGGTGCAACTGTAAAAGCGAAAAATACGCATATTGGCACGACTACAGATGCGGACGGTAACTTTTTCCTGGAGCTACATTCAGCGGCTACCAGTATTGTGGTGACCTTTCTGGGCTATGAGCAAAAAGAGATCGCAGTTGCTAGTAATCAGGGTGGCCATCTTATCATTGCGTTACAGCCTCTTTCTACCGCTTTAAATACCATTGATGTTGTATCCACAGGATTTCAGTCTATTCCTAAGGAACGTGCAACAGGTTCGTTTGCTACTGTTGGCAACAGATTGTTTAACCAGCAGGTGACCACTAATATCCTCGAGCGTTTGCCTGCCATTGCAAATGGGGTAACTGTTGATAAGGGAACATTAGCAGGCAATGAGCAAATAATGATACGGGGATTGAGTACTATCAAGGGCCCCAAAGCCCCCTTGATAGTGGTAGATAATTTCCCGTACGAAGGAGATATCAATAATATTAACCCTAATATAGTAGAGAATATCACACTGCTGAAAGATGCTGCGGCTGCCAGTATCTGGGGTGCGCGGGCAGCGAACGGCGTAGTAGTCATTACAACAAAAAAAGGGCAGTTCGGTCAAGCGCTGGGGGTTGATTTTACCGCCAATGTTACCGTTGCTGGTAAGCCTGATTTAGGTTATATACGACAGATGAGCGCTGCTGATTTCATTGACATGGAACAGGGACGTTTTACGCGTGGCTTTTATGACGCAGATCTTAAGTCAACCAGCTATCCTGTTATTTCCCCCGTTGTGGCCTTGCTGGACAAAGAGAGAAATGGACTTGTTACCGGAGAAGAAGTGACGCGGGAGCTTAACAGGCTAAAGTCAATAGACGTACGTGATCAGTACCGCCGTTATATGTATACGCCAATGGTGAACCAGCAGTACTTCCTGAACTTATATGGCGGTACAGATAATTATTCCTGGATCTCCAGTATTGGCTATGATAATAATACCGGTAACCTGGCGGAAAAGTATCAAAGACTAAACTTTCGTTTTGAAAATACATATCGCCCGATAAAAAGGCTGTCTGTTACCACTGGCATTTACTATACACAGTCTGCTACCCGGAGCGGACGGAGCGGGTATGGCACTATCAGCATGAAGGGAAACAGTACGGTACCTTATATGGAGCTGGCAGATGAAAATGGTAATCCGGCCGTACTACCCTATAACATTAATCAGGCCTATAAAGATACGGCAGGTAACGGGCGGCTGCAGGACTGGAATTATTATCCCCTTACCGATTGGGAACATAATATCAGCAAAAATAATAGCTCAGATATATTGGCCACCGCAGCGGTTGGATATACGATCATAAACGGATTGTCGGCCAATCTGCGTTACCAGTATCAACGGCAAATGACTAGCTCAGAAGGGTTGTTTGATGAACAAAGCATCTATGCACGTGATTTTGCAAACAGGTATGCGCAATACCAGCCAGATGGGAGCATTAAGTTTAACGTACCTAAAGGCGCAGTATTGGACCGGTTTCATTCACTGTTGCAGGCCAGTAACTTTCGCGGACAACTAAGTTATAGCCGCAAATGGGCAAAACACAGTGTAGATGGGATCGCAGGATTTGAGGCAAGATCTTCCAATAACAGGTACGATCAAAACCGGTTTTATGGTTTTAATACCAATAATCTTTCTTTTGCAAGTATTGATTATGCCACGCCAGTTCCAACGTTTATTGGTGGTGGCGCCGGTTATATACAGAACGGCCAGTTCATATCTGACCGTACCACACGATTTGCCTCCCTTTTTGCAAATGCGGCCTATACTTATAACAATAAGTACACGATATCTGCCAGTGTTCGTAAGGATGCCAGCAATCTGTTTGGCTTAAATACCAACGATCAGTGGAACCCTTTCTATTCTACCGGTTTCGCCTGGGACATTTCCAGGGAGAAGTTTTATGCGGTGGATGCTCTTCCCTATCTGAGATTAAGGGCTACCTATGGATTTAATGGTAATATTAATCCTGCCATGGTGGCGGTCAGCACCATCAAGTATTCGAGCATTAAATCCGAATTTACCGGGACCTCAACGGCTACTTTTAATAACTACTACAACCCTGAGCTAAAGTGGGAAACCATAGGAATGTTTAACCTGGGGCTGGATTTTGCCTCCCGCAATCAACGGATTTCAGGTGCAATAGAATATTTCAGTAAAAAAGGGATACGGATGTTTGGCGTTGCCCCGATTGACTATACTACTGGTATTCCTACCTCAACGGTAATGAACGTAGCTAATATGACCGGAAAAGGTATGGATATAGAACTGAAAACACTGAATATTGACCGGGCCTTTAAATGGAGCACTATCTTGAATCTGAGTCTGTACCGGGACAAAGTAACAAAGTATTACCTCTCCAGCACGTCGGGATATACATTTATAGGAACTCCGGGACAGGCAGTCCCTATTGCCGGACTGGAAGGCAGGCCGGTTTATTCGATCTTCGCATATAAATGGGCTGGGCTTGACCCCGAAACCGGTGATCCGCAAGGGTACATTGATAACAAACCCAGCAAAGACTATGTGAATCTTACCTCCGGTAATAAAAAAATAGAAGACCTGCAATTTTTCGGCTCTGCTATCCCTACCACGTATGGCTCTTTTATTAACTCGTTTTCCTATAAAAGATTCAGCCTCAATCTCAGCCTGATGTACAAGTTCGGCTACTGGTTCAGAAGAACTTCTATAGATTATAGCTCCCTTTTCTCAAACTGGAGAGGCCATAGTGATTATAGTAAGCGATGGCAACAACCAGGAGATGAACTGTATACCAATGTGCCTTCCAATTTATATAAGGCGAACAGTTCCAGGGATGCCTTTTATAATGGCTCCAGTGCATTGGTGGAGAAAGGAGATCATATCCGTTTACAATATATTAACCTGGACTACGAATTTGGAAGGGACCAATGGAAAGGGCTTCCTTTCCAGCATCTCCACTTATATTTTAATGTAAACAATATTGGTGTTGTCTGGAAAGCTAATAAAAGTAGCATTGACCCCGATTATAACCTGGGCGGTAATACGTTGGTACCACGGGCGAGCTATACGTTTGGATTTAAGGCTAAAATTTAA
- a CDS encoding TlpA family protein disulfide reductase: MKKALLLIFFLGMLSAVKAQLPTPVPVGETVPDLVFKNISNYTSSSAKLSDFKGKLVILDFWSTGCPSCIAAFPKMEKLQKTFGESIQIILVNTHETEAKIREREVLTKRKIVFPDLPSVTGDSLLRYYFPYITVPHHVWIDATGKVLSITHGYNATVEHIEAALDGKALHMAAKVDPRNTDWENNGIVASFRGLSEKIQVYSAFMRHAPEIRGGIGLRKDSATAKVNRRYFINYPVLALYQYVFGLKYAGQKGTLGESIFRDKNRFVVEVKDTAVFLRPADRNLWDAWDEKYLFCYEMKVAPELTDAMPALMEKDINSYLGALFKVNGRVEKRKTKCWVLTTFKDTSLMVSKGERGATIINDSMYKVINSSFVYFSRVLNSKLSDTGFPVVDETGIKGNVDMQLNCNLKDIPKLKKELARYGIIMKAEERALDILVLSNI, encoded by the coding sequence ATGAAAAAAGCATTGTTATTAATATTTTTTTTGGGTATGCTGTCTGCTGTAAAGGCGCAACTTCCTACACCTGTGCCAGTTGGTGAGACGGTTCCTGACCTCGTTTTCAAAAATATCTCTAATTATACATCTTCTTCTGCAAAACTTTCTGATTTCAAAGGCAAGCTGGTGATCCTGGATTTCTGGAGTACAGGTTGCCCTTCCTGTATTGCAGCTTTTCCGAAAATGGAAAAACTGCAAAAAACATTTGGTGAAAGCATACAGATTATTCTTGTAAATACCCATGAAACGGAAGCAAAGATCAGGGAACGGGAAGTATTGACGAAAAGAAAAATTGTTTTCCCGGATTTGCCATCAGTAACAGGGGATTCATTGCTTAGATATTATTTCCCATACATCACAGTGCCTCATCATGTATGGATCGATGCTACCGGTAAAGTGTTATCCATTACACATGGGTATAATGCGACTGTGGAGCATATAGAGGCTGCCCTTGATGGTAAAGCCCTTCATATGGCGGCGAAGGTAGATCCCAGAAATACTGATTGGGAGAATAATGGCATCGTCGCCTCTTTCAGAGGCTTGTCAGAAAAAATACAGGTTTATTCGGCCTTTATGAGACATGCACCGGAAATTCGTGGTGGAATTGGTTTGCGAAAGGATAGTGCAACGGCAAAAGTGAACAGAAGGTATTTTATTAATTATCCTGTATTGGCATTATACCAGTATGTTTTTGGGTTGAAATACGCTGGCCAGAAAGGTACGCTTGGAGAAAGCATATTCAGGGATAAGAACAGGTTTGTGGTGGAGGTAAAAGATACTGCAGTTTTCCTGCGGCCGGCTGATCGTAATCTTTGGGATGCGTGGGATGAGAAATATCTTTTCTGTTATGAGATGAAAGTGGCTCCCGAGCTTACAGATGCAATGCCTGCCTTAATGGAGAAAGATATCAACAGCTATTTGGGTGCGCTTTTTAAAGTTAACGGCAGAGTGGAAAAGCGTAAAACCAAATGTTGGGTGCTGACGACGTTTAAAGATACCAGTTTAATGGTATCTAAAGGAGAGAGGGGGGCTACTATAATTAATGATTCGATGTATAAAGTGATTAATTCATCATTTGTCTATTTTTCCAGGGTTTTAAACAGTAAATTAAGTGATACCGGCTTTCCTGTAGTGGATGAAACCGGCATCAAAGGGAATGTTGATATGCAGTTGAATTGTAATTTAAAAGACATTCCAAAACTAAAAAAAGAATTGGCCCGATATGGCATCATAATGAAAGCGGAAGAAAGAGCACTTGATATTTTAGTGCTAAGCAATATTTGA
- a CDS encoding FecR family protein produces MQQSQAYYKELLSGFIQERITPEEVKELYAWIQQEPDLYAALMNEPDMLVLLEEMAEASSAHMQASTDLRIREQLLTLETSQRGNKGIYRVIRNWWWAAAVLVIGIAVGVTITLGRKQSAVIVEQRPTTDVTAPTANRATIKMADGRTLSLDSLAKGVLAQQGDIKLVKLEDGQIAYQDATSGKLQEHVSYNTLNNPYGSRVVDVTLSDGSRVWLNAGSSLTYPVAFVGQDRKVTVNGEAYFEVKHDASKPFYVTKAALDIKVLGTRFNVNAYDDEQDMKITLLEGAVQLTQHAQSLLLKPGQQVIAGDNHLKINDKANLDVVMAWKNGWFNFDQVPLQEVMRQLARWYDVEVEYQGDMATRKFSGEIQRELNLSEVLEGLQDIGLHFTISAKKLRIMP; encoded by the coding sequence ATGCAGCAATCACAGGCATATTATAAGGAGCTATTATCTGGTTTTATCCAGGAGCGCATTACCCCGGAGGAGGTAAAGGAGTTGTATGCCTGGATCCAACAGGAGCCGGACTTGTATGCAGCGTTGATGAATGAACCGGATATGCTGGTATTGTTGGAAGAAATGGCAGAAGCATCATCTGCCCACATGCAGGCGTCCACTGACCTGCGTATCCGGGAACAGCTTTTGACACTGGAAACCAGCCAGAGAGGAAACAAGGGCATTTACCGTGTAATCCGTAACTGGTGGTGGGCGGCTGCTGTTTTAGTCATCGGTATTGCGGTGGGAGTAACCATCACTTTGGGCCGGAAACAAAGTGCTGTCATCGTTGAACAACGACCAACAACGGATGTAACTGCACCTACAGCAAACCGCGCCACTATCAAAATGGCAGATGGCAGGACACTTTCATTGGATAGCCTGGCTAAAGGGGTACTAGCACAGCAAGGTGATATAAAGCTTGTGAAGCTGGAAGATGGGCAAATTGCTTATCAGGATGCTACATCCGGTAAGCTACAGGAGCATGTGTCATATAATACTTTGAATAATCCATATGGTAGCCGGGTGGTAGATGTAACGTTGTCCGATGGTTCGCGGGTGTGGCTTAATGCAGGTTCTTCCCTGACGTATCCGGTAGCCTTTGTTGGACAGGACAGGAAGGTGACGGTGAATGGAGAAGCTTATTTTGAAGTGAAGCATGATGCCAGTAAGCCGTTTTATGTTACAAAGGCAGCGCTGGATATAAAGGTATTAGGCACCCGTTTCAATGTGAACGCTTATGATGATGAACAGGATATGAAGATAACACTGTTGGAGGGGGCCGTACAGTTAACACAACATGCGCAAAGTCTGTTGCTGAAGCCAGGGCAGCAGGTAATTGCCGGGGACAATCACTTGAAAATTAACGACAAAGCGAACCTGGATGTGGTGATGGCGTGGAAAAATGGTTGGTTCAATTTTGACCAGGTGCCATTGCAGGAGGTGATGCGACAGCTGGCCCGCTGGTATGATGTGGAGGTAGAGTATCAGGGGGATATGGCTACCAGAAAATTCAGTGGTGAGATACAACGGGAGCTGAACCTTTCAGAAGTTTTGGAAGGGCTGCAGGACATAGGGCTCCATTTTACAATATCAGCCAAAAAGCTTCGAATTATGCCATAA